The Candidatus Methylomirabilis sp. genome segment GCCAGGTCCATGGCCCAGATCTGGTGACAGCCGGCCATGGCGATGTACATCGTGCCCTCACGGACGACGAGGTCCCAGGGGGAGTTGAGGGCGACCGCCCGCCCCGTCCCCCCGCGCGGCCGGCCTCTGGCCTGCTCGCCGGTTCCGGCCACCGTCTCCACGGTCCGGGCCCGGAGATCCAGCCGGCGGATCGCGTGGTTCTTCGTATCCGCCACGTAGAGGTGGCCGCCGACCAGGGCCAGGCCCTGCGGGTGCCGGAAGCGTGCGGCCCCGAACGCGCCGTCGGCGAAGCCGGGCTCGCCCGTGCCGGCGACCGCCCGGACTTGCGCGGCGGGGTCGGCGATCACGATCCGGTGATGCCCGCTGTCGGCGGTGAAGATTCGCCGTGAGGCAACGTCCGCCAGGACCCTCCCGGGATAGGCCAGGAAGCCGTCCGCCGGGGGCGTGAGGTGGCGCAGGGCGAAGGGCTGCCCGTCCACCCGGAGGGTCCCCGCCTGACGATGCTCCCCGAGGAGCTCCTGGATGGCCTCCCGCAGTGCGGGCCCGTGCCCCTCCCCGGCCACCGAGCCGACCACGTAGCCCTGCGGGTCCACGAGGACGAGCGTGGGCCAGGCGCGGACCGCGTAGCGCTGCCAGATGGCGAAGTCCGCGTCGTTCACCACCGGGTGCGTGATGCCGTGGCGGGCCACCGCCTCGGCCAGGCTCTCCGAGGCCGCCTCGTTGGGGAACTTGGCCGAGTGGACCCCCACGATGACGAGGGCGTCCCCGAACTCGCGCTCCAGCGCCTCCAGCTCCGGGAGGACGTGCAGGCAGTTGATTCAGCAGTAGGTCCAGAAGTCCAGCAGGACGATCCGGCCCCGAAGCTCCGCGAGCCGCAGCGGGCGGTCGGTGTTGACCCACTCCCGCCCCTCGGGGAATTCGGGCGCCCGGACCCGGGCGAGTTCCCGGTGCATGGGCATTCCTCGGGCTAGAAGGACCGGGGCCGGACGCCGCCGGCTCGGTTCGGGTCGAGGATGGGCTGGGGCTCCTCCGGGGCCGGCACCGCGACGGCCGCGCCGGTCCCGGCTCTCCCTCTATCCTGCCGGTGGCCCTCCACCGTGACAGGATGCACGGCGATGCCGTCCCCCGTGGCCGCGAAGAGCCGGGCCGCGATGCCGTCCACGAGCTGCGCGACCGCCACGGGGAGCAGGACCTCCAGATACGCTTCGTCGTCCCGGCCGGGGGGCACCGGGAGCGACCGGGCGTCGAGCAGGGCGCCTCCACCGCTGTAGCGCACCTCGAGGACGGCAGGGGTCTCCAGAGCCCGCTCGGGTGAAGCCAGGGCATAGAGGAGCACCACCGCGTCCCGCGTCGGGGCGAGGACGCTCCCGGCCAGTCGCAGGCGCCAGGGGCCTGGCTTCAGGGGTTCCCGCCGGGTGGGCGGGGCAGTCGGGGAAGCGCCGCGGCGGGCCGCCGGACCGTCAAAGGGCACCTCGACCGGGGAGACCGGCACGTCCCGGACCGGGAAGGGGAAGGGCGGGAGGGGGTGGAGGCGGAGGGTGAGCAGGGCGGCCTCCCGCAGGCGGCGCTCCTCCGTCTGCGCGCGGAGGAAGATCGCTTCCCCCCGGTCCAACGGATGGGAGGGGACAAGGATCGAGACGATGTCCAGGCGCCTGCCCAGCGGGTCGGTCAACTGGAGCTCGGCCCGTCCGAGCCGCACCGCGTCTACGGAGGCGTTCTCCACCTCGTACGTGAACGTGACGACTCCGGCCTCTCGGCTCCGCCGCACCTCCCGGACCCTCAGATTGAGCGCCTCGGCATCCCCCGCCGCCAGGGCGACGATGAGGCTCGTGGCAATTCCCTGTACCGCCCGCATGGTTTCCTCCCTGGGGTCATCCCGGCCATGCTCCTCCGGCATCCCGGTCGGGAAGCCCGATGAGAAAGCCTAGCACGGATCCCGCCGGGCCGGAATCTCCTTGCCGGCGGGAGCGGCCTGGGGAATACTCGGGATCGTCCGGGGGGCTGGCGGCCACCATCCTTGGGGAAGTGCCGCTCCCCGGTTGAGGGTCACAAGGTGAAGCGCGATCCGAGCCTGATCCCCCTCTCCCACGACCACCACGAGGGCTTGATCTTCGCCTTCCGGATCCAGCACGGCCGTGGGCCCTCCGGGCGACCGTGGGACGCCGAGACCGCAGCCGACCAGGCCAGGGAGGCGGTTGCCTTCTTCCGGGACCACCTCACTCCCCACTTCCGGGCCGAGGAGGAGGTCATCTTCCCGGTGCTGGAGCCGTACCTTCGGCCCGGGGAGGGGGTGGTGGCGGAGCTGAGGGAAGAGCACGCGCGGCTTGCGGCTCTCGTGCGGGAACTCGAGGAGGCGACGGGGGACCTGCCGGAGGCCCTACGGGCCT includes the following:
- a CDS encoding NHL domain-containing thioredoxin family protein, with amino-acid sequence MNCLHVLPELEALEREFGDALVIVGVHSAKFPNEAASESLAEAVARHGITHPVVNDADFAIWQRYAVRAWPTLVLVDPQGYVVGSVAGEGHGPALREAIQELLGEHRQAGTLRVDGQPFALRHLTPPADGFLAYPGRVLADVASRRIFTADSGHHRIVIADPAAQVRAVAGTGEPGFADGAFGAARFRHPQGLALVGGHLYVADTKNHAIRRLDLRARTVETVAGTGEQARGRPRGGTGRAVALNSPWDLVVREGTMYIAMAGCHQIWAMDLAGGALIPFAGSGREELRDGPRLEAGLNQPSGLATDGQALFVADSEASAVRAITFGDLGRVTTLVGVGLFEFGDRDGTGPDVRLQHPLGIAVHAEACYIADTYNHKIKRLYPALRRVETLLGTGKPGRGEGTEPTFFEPGGLSATAGRLYIADTNNHRICVADLGAGTVT
- a CDS encoding hemerythrin domain-containing protein, translating into MKRDPSLIPLSHDHHEGLIFAFRIQHGRGPSGRPWDAETAADQAREAVAFFRDHLTPHFRAEEEVIFPVLEPYLRPGEGVVAELREEHARLAALVRELEEATGDLPEALRAFGELLTQHIRKEEQDLFVLFEQRVPAAEVKRAGEAVARILER